One genomic segment of Bremerella alba includes these proteins:
- a CDS encoding methyltransferase regulatory domain-containing protein: MSTADNLQQQSLAEEEYSYDVVPYPSHPFRQSHPERLASVGNLFGIKPAAIENCRVLEIGCAAGGNIIPMAEALPESQFIGVDLSKKQIERGQLNIDALGLTNIELKYMNCTDIDDSMGKFDYIIVHGVFSWIPEDVQERIFEICQKNLNENGIAYISYNTYPGWHLRGMIRDMMNFHVRNLKDAPRRIQQSRALLEFLAKSVSADKGAYGMLLNSELQLLRRQSDNYLFHEHLEKDNTPVYFHEFIERAKNYDLQYLGESQLATMWIGNFPKEIAQTLERIAPDIVQREQYADFVRNRTFRQTLLCHKDAPVSRALKLESIEAAYVTGNMEEKVEKDKAPKPGDPRTFVNPITRQTMTTQDPLVVETVLKLKEAYPCAIAFEDLFQNAMNKMVDGVIADATKIEALKRSLATNLIHMTVSGIVELQYNPSRYTADISEFPKTSAVARMQAESTNRLTSCRHETVNVDDLSKHLVPQMDGTRTRDQLVEELKRLVEEGKLVIQQKGEKPDELSLDTVMGKAVDEVLNRLSNAALLVQ; encoded by the coding sequence ATGAGCACTGCCGATAACTTGCAACAGCAATCGCTGGCCGAAGAAGAGTACAGCTACGATGTCGTCCCATACCCTAGCCACCCTTTTCGCCAATCGCATCCAGAACGGTTGGCAAGTGTTGGCAATTTATTCGGGATCAAGCCTGCGGCGATCGAAAACTGTCGAGTATTAGAAATTGGATGCGCAGCCGGCGGAAACATCATTCCGATGGCAGAAGCTTTGCCAGAAAGCCAATTCATTGGCGTCGACCTGTCCAAGAAGCAAATTGAGCGTGGCCAACTCAACATCGATGCACTGGGACTGACCAACATCGAGCTCAAATATATGAACTGTACCGACATCGACGACTCGATGGGTAAGTTTGACTACATTATCGTCCATGGTGTCTTTTCCTGGATTCCTGAAGACGTTCAAGAGCGGATCTTTGAAATCTGCCAGAAGAACCTGAACGAGAACGGAATCGCCTACATCAGTTACAACACCTATCCGGGGTGGCACCTGCGTGGCATGATCCGCGACATGATGAATTTTCATGTGCGGAACCTCAAAGATGCCCCGCGACGCATTCAGCAATCGCGAGCACTGCTAGAGTTCCTCGCCAAGAGCGTTTCCGCCGACAAGGGAGCGTACGGAATGCTGCTTAACAGCGAGCTGCAACTGCTGCGTCGCCAATCGGATAACTATCTATTCCACGAGCATCTCGAGAAAGATAACACGCCGGTCTATTTCCACGAATTCATCGAGCGGGCAAAGAACTACGACCTGCAATACCTCGGTGAATCGCAGCTCGCGACAATGTGGATCGGCAATTTCCCAAAGGAAATCGCACAAACGCTAGAGCGAATCGCACCCGATATTGTTCAGCGTGAACAATATGCCGACTTCGTCCGCAATCGAACGTTCCGACAAACACTGCTGTGCCACAAAGACGCTCCTGTCTCCAGAGCACTCAAACTGGAATCGATTGAAGCCGCCTACGTCACCGGCAACATGGAAGAAAAGGTGGAAAAGGACAAAGCGCCCAAGCCGGGCGATCCACGGACGTTTGTTAATCCGATCACGCGGCAGACGATGACCACGCAAGACCCGCTGGTAGTTGAAACGGTCTTGAAGCTCAAAGAAGCCTATCCCTGTGCGATCGCTTTCGAGGATCTTTTCCAGAATGCGATGAACAAGATGGTCGACGGCGTTATCGCGGATGCAACGAAGATTGAAGCGCTCAAGCGATCGCTGGCCACTAATCTCATTCACATGACCGTCAGCGGGATTGTCGAACTGCAGTACAACCCTTCGAGGTACACCGCCGATATCTCTGAGTTCCCCAAGACCTCGGCCGTAGCGAGAATGCAGGCCGAAAGCACCAACCGCTTGACCAGTTGTCGACATGAAACGGTCAATGTCGATGACCTTTCGAAGCATTTGGTGCCGCAGATGGACGGCACGCGAACGAGAGATCAACTCGTCGAGGAACTGAAACGACTCGTCGAAGAAGGCAAGCTTGTCATTCAACAAAAAGGCGAGAAGCCGGACGAACTTTCCCTGGATACCGTCATGGGGAAAGCAGTCGATGAAGTGCTGAATCGTTTGTCGAATGCGGCCTTGTTGGTTCAATAG
- a CDS encoding FHA domain-containing protein: MFVVLEVVVGSEVGRQIKIPQDRTCKVGRTNYSDEAFTDDVMMSGQHFEIRNDGKYCWLRDLESRNGTRVDDDFVKDSLVIRDGQTVFAGRTEFTVKIDGGAKSPYESTNVGTIEPVRNRSLMSTTFGSRAYPEDDPRFPQSESAPPESAGAPASPPILPGAPVPPPAGMPQQPPGGNLELPSTSETPSFPPSENYHSPEIAKPDTGTAPGHPPGFPPTNTPPSPGISPPGASKTPPWAQPSATPVMPGQPMPGQMVPGQLPPGTPPPSDQPQFSPPNKRGGDDGPVFKFAKGGAGAPPVGPLPDMPPTFGASPGTPPGSPPSVDPRFSTPPQAEHPSAPGPPPGFESLKQPPQSPPGNFSPPSERPLPPGTPTGPPGTPPSGFQNFDEGAADPPSFSSFTSPPASQDPVPPENMMGPPGSQNAPPWEAPGGVGGGKNPNLDFGSDDFGPSVGPALDFGDEADDDDEPLFGPPSFAGGSDPSFTNQMGPEGGNPNLAGFSPDQPPTANKFAGPPPEVNPFPGTSSPENIPEPSPPGLSPNWRNPDYVSPTPSPSQIEEAEKNASPSSPGSVHGLCFKEETTDSGYPVYHSIIEGVPKVPFSPFALISDLSKVAKPVLSIHFMRAEMQIPEDLGGTPLRGDLDAQFAALGGPMLFCPDDLEPFREIIDELWGLDAISCLFTSGDPQAVVEHFREGLFAPKRGDLPSPGPGPQFFAVFSPNLLTTFLSQRNQETVDQLLGSAVVGVLAEVADMPDSWQLFTKKPWTESLKKMGMNRVVEQPQ, encoded by the coding sequence ATGTTCGTTGTCCTTGAGGTGGTTGTTGGCTCGGAGGTTGGCCGCCAAATCAAAATTCCGCAAGATCGAACGTGCAAAGTTGGACGCACGAATTACTCGGATGAGGCATTCACCGACGACGTGATGATGTCTGGCCAACACTTCGAGATCCGCAATGACGGAAAATATTGCTGGCTTCGCGATCTGGAAAGCCGAAACGGAACCCGCGTGGACGATGACTTTGTCAAAGATAGTCTCGTAATACGTGACGGACAGACGGTGTTCGCTGGACGGACCGAGTTCACCGTTAAGATCGACGGGGGGGCCAAGAGCCCTTACGAGTCGACCAACGTAGGAACGATCGAGCCGGTCCGCAATCGCTCGCTGATGTCGACCACCTTCGGCAGTCGAGCCTATCCAGAGGACGATCCTCGCTTTCCACAATCCGAGTCTGCTCCGCCAGAATCTGCAGGAGCCCCCGCTTCGCCACCAATACTACCGGGCGCTCCAGTACCACCTCCAGCCGGAATGCCTCAGCAGCCGCCTGGGGGTAACTTGGAATTGCCATCGACGTCTGAAACTCCTAGTTTCCCTCCATCAGAAAATTACCACTCGCCCGAGATTGCCAAGCCCGATACTGGCACCGCCCCAGGGCATCCTCCAGGTTTTCCGCCAACGAATACTCCACCATCTCCAGGGATCTCGCCGCCAGGCGCGTCGAAGACTCCGCCCTGGGCGCAGCCATCCGCCACGCCAGTAATGCCTGGCCAACCCATGCCCGGACAAATGGTCCCCGGTCAGCTACCCCCTGGCACGCCTCCCCCTTCAGATCAGCCACAGTTCTCGCCACCCAATAAACGGGGAGGAGACGACGGGCCCGTCTTTAAGTTCGCCAAAGGTGGCGCAGGGGCTCCTCCTGTAGGTCCACTTCCCGACATGCCGCCCACTTTTGGGGCGTCACCTGGTACGCCGCCAGGCAGTCCACCGTCAGTCGATCCTCGTTTCTCAACGCCACCCCAGGCAGAACATCCGTCGGCCCCGGGACCACCTCCTGGTTTTGAATCTCTAAAACAACCACCGCAAAGTCCTCCCGGTAATTTTTCCCCACCTTCGGAAAGGCCATTGCCGCCTGGGACCCCTACAGGTCCTCCTGGCACGCCACCAAGCGGCTTTCAAAACTTTGATGAGGGGGCCGCTGATCCGCCGTCGTTTTCCAGCTTCACTTCGCCTCCTGCTTCGCAAGATCCTGTGCCTCCTGAGAATATGATGGGGCCTCCTGGCAGCCAGAATGCACCTCCGTGGGAAGCTCCCGGTGGAGTGGGAGGTGGGAAGAATCCCAACCTCGATTTCGGGTCAGACGATTTTGGCCCTAGTGTCGGGCCGGCACTCGACTTCGGTGACGAAGCCGATGACGACGATGAACCCCTGTTTGGCCCTCCTTCCTTTGCTGGGGGAAGCGACCCGTCGTTTACCAATCAGATGGGTCCCGAAGGCGGGAATCCCAATCTCGCCGGGTTTTCTCCCGATCAACCGCCAACTGCCAACAAGTTCGCCGGACCGCCGCCGGAGGTCAATCCGTTTCCAGGGACAAGCAGCCCCGAGAACATCCCCGAGCCATCTCCACCGGGTCTGTCGCCCAACTGGCGGAACCCCGATTACGTTTCACCGACTCCATCGCCATCGCAGATTGAAGAAGCGGAAAAGAACGCGTCCCCTTCATCGCCAGGGTCTGTCCACGGCTTGTGCTTTAAAGAAGAGACGACCGATTCCGGCTATCCCGTTTATCACAGCATCATCGAAGGCGTGCCCAAGGTTCCCTTTTCGCCGTTCGCTCTGATCAGCGATTTATCGAAGGTCGCTAAGCCGGTCCTCTCGATTCATTTCATGAGAGCCGAGATGCAAATCCCCGAGGACCTGGGCGGAACGCCTTTGCGGGGCGACTTGGATGCGCAGTTCGCGGCGCTCGGAGGACCGATGCTCTTCTGCCCCGACGATCTCGAACCGTTTCGCGAGATCATCGACGAGCTGTGGGGGCTGGACGCAATTAGTTGCCTCTTTACTTCCGGAGACCCCCAGGCAGTCGTCGAGCATTTTCGGGAAGGGTTGTTCGCTCCCAAACGCGGAGACCTGCCGAGCCCAGGGCCAGGCCCGCAATTCTTTGCCGTCTTTTCGCCCAATCTGTTGACCACTTTCTTGTCGCAGCGCAATCAAGAGACGGTCGACCAATTGCTGGGCAGTGCGGTTGTCGGCGTATTGGCCGAAGTGGCGGACATGCCAGACAGTTGGCAGTTATTTACCAAAAAACCGTGGACCGAATCACTCAAGAAAATGGGCATGAATCGCGTTGTCGAGCAGCCTCAATAG